Proteins from a single region of Candidatus Kryptoniota bacterium:
- a CDS encoding Rrf2 family transcriptional regulator, translated as MSLIFSRQCEYALQAVLYMSAQPDKRFTNIIEMSDRLGIPMPFLGKTLQLLVQGKILSSQKGPKGGFRLERDPEEIALFHIVDAIDGTDFLTSCVLGFPECSTRNPCPMHSEWGVLRDKVYQMLANKTISQISREIKASKQMRTKLRLT; from the coding sequence ATGTCCTTAATATTTAGCAGGCAATGTGAATACGCTCTTCAGGCTGTGCTGTACATGTCCGCACAGCCTGACAAGAGATTTACAAACATAATCGAGATGAGTGATCGACTTGGAATCCCGATGCCTTTTCTCGGCAAGACTCTGCAGTTGCTCGTGCAGGGCAAAATACTTTCCTCGCAGAAAGGCCCGAAGGGCGGATTCAGGCTGGAAAGGGACCCGGAAGAAATAGCTCTGTTCCATATCGTTGATGCAATCGATGGAACCGATTTCCTCACCTCATGTGTCCTTGGTTTCCCGGAATGTTCGACAAGAAATCCCTGTCCGATGCATTCAGAATGGGGAGTACTTCGGGACAAAGTTTATCAAATGCTGGCTAACAAGACGATTTCCCAGATCTCCAGAGAGATCAAAGCGAGCAAACAGATGCGGACAAAACTGAGACTCACGTGA
- a CDS encoding response regulator produces MKRLRIMIVDDEEDVRQLGLEILGGNGFDVVTAANGKLAIDRLDESGDVDLVVLDMIMPVMGGRETCVELKKRARPSKVLISTGYSQLSDLEDVLENYADGLLQKPYTTGELLEAVNKLI; encoded by the coding sequence GTGAAGAGACTGCGGATAATGATCGTTGACGATGAGGAAGATGTTCGGCAGCTTGGGCTTGAGATTCTTGGCGGGAATGGGTTTGACGTCGTGACGGCGGCAAATGGCAAGCTTGCTATAGATCGCCTCGACGAGTCAGGAGATGTAGATCTGGTTGTGCTCGACATGATCATGCCTGTCATGGGCGGTAGAGAAACATGTGTGGAGTTGAAGAAGAGAGCCCGACCGTCGAAGGTGCTTATATCTACAGGTTACAGTCAGCTATCGGACCTCGAAGATGTTTTGGAGAATTACGCGGATGGGCTCCTTCAAAAACCCTACACGACCGGGGAGCTTCTCGAAGCCGTGAACAAACTTATCTGA